One genomic window of Magnetococcales bacterium includes the following:
- a CDS encoding PAS domain S-box protein codes for MKAVELARWLAGMLIVVTMGWIVSHSQVDRAPYQRLEEMVNRVLTLETGFNQKLVMARFGILTHYDDTVAYNREVIWALQGTRDLVGFLEEEQEPYLEAWRSLEQEIRRKLDWVERFKSGNALLKNSMAMLPVVVMERVRALDNGADGGIEGQESRALLLLMQEMLLFLGQHGDAERLRKIEGDLAALAVFPHYAEVVDHVRMILEWKPRIDQQLEEILNLPIAEGWRRLTQVSRFHLQKRQEVALGYQIVLFGASLLLLGLLLRVLWSLKLSTTRQRRLQQAVDSSGDAIVTCDAQGNILYVNPGFSRITGWRVGEVVGRTLHDIEGYLNDSESREGVRQALEAGTPWRGLLPVRPKPGEKGAVAAICWQQFGLTPIRSKRGRLEGFVMLAHDITELKQTEEQLLWAKEQAESANRVKGVVNEILEISLQTESLPILLHRALERILGIPWLPIEAKGAVFLKDVGCERLLLTAQMGLHPELQVRCAQVPFGVCLCGMAAQSRETVFAAHLDDRHVIRVQGMAPHGHICLPIQSGERVLGVLNLYLKDGARRGEMLEDFLDLVTTTLAGLIERKQAEEMLHKLYHAIEQSPVAVVITDLHGIIEYVNPKFSLNTGYSREEAIGQHTRILKSGHTPLEAYRTLWETILQGLEWHGEFCTRKKNGALFWESVSISPLRVGDGGITHFVAIKEDITERKEIDGQLRAAKASAEDANRAKSEFLANMSHEIRTPMNAIIGMTALCLHTEVTPKQDNYLRKIERAAQSLLRILNDILDFSKIEAGRLEMESSPFRVGDVVEHVTTLISLPAGEKGLTYLAQVAPEVPEHLIGDALRLGQVLTNLAGNAVKFTAKGEVKVTVGLDHATDREVWLRFAVRDTGIGLSPEQQGRLFQSFSQADSSTTRRYGGTGLGLSISKRLVEMMRGSFEVRSALGEGSEFAFTACFTRPTPEELTKLATREMTRPVEAYGRMLRGVAGQPVLLVEDNEFNQQVAKDLLELAGLTVRIAANGAEALRALDDGLSYPVILMDLQMPVMDGHEATRRIRALEAWRRVPIVAMTANVMTGEREQCLASGMNEYLSKPVDVDRLFSTLVRLLCPDGEALLAAPVVGSGGVPDSVDTVKLPVLPGIDRDAALVRLGGNRGLYVKLLFRFLEGHRQTDQEVRQALSDGETVVAIRLLHTLKGVAGSVGATALQELCLAMENDLGQGVGGVDEARLTLLEEALRGVVRVIEAGCASLVLASPERTPAEEAPRADRLLALVEEMLPHARESRPRPCLPLVTSMLAMGWQGEIGASIARLEQLLRKYRMKEALTALEALHHAARSA; via the coding sequence ATGAAAGCCGTCGAACTGGCCCGGTGGCTGGCTGGAATGCTGATTGTCGTGACCATGGGGTGGATCGTCTCCCACTCCCAGGTGGATCGGGCGCCGTATCAACGGTTGGAGGAGATGGTCAACCGGGTGCTTACCCTGGAAACCGGTTTCAACCAGAAACTGGTGATGGCCCGTTTTGGCATTTTGACCCACTACGATGATACCGTGGCTTATAATCGGGAAGTGATCTGGGCGTTGCAGGGCACCCGGGATCTGGTGGGTTTCTTGGAAGAGGAACAGGAGCCTTATCTGGAGGCGTGGCGCAGTCTGGAACAGGAGATCAGGCGCAAACTGGACTGGGTGGAACGGTTCAAGTCCGGCAATGCCCTGTTGAAAAACTCCATGGCCATGTTGCCGGTGGTGGTCATGGAGCGGGTGCGGGCTTTGGACAATGGCGCGGATGGGGGGATCGAAGGGCAGGAGTCCCGGGCGCTGTTGCTGTTGATGCAGGAGATGCTGCTGTTTTTGGGTCAGCATGGGGATGCGGAACGGTTGCGCAAGATTGAAGGTGATCTGGCGGCTTTGGCGGTTTTTCCCCATTACGCCGAGGTGGTGGATCATGTCCGGATGATTCTGGAGTGGAAACCCCGCATCGATCAACAGTTGGAAGAAATTCTCAATCTGCCCATCGCCGAGGGGTGGAGGCGATTGACCCAGGTTTCCCGTTTTCATCTCCAGAAGCGTCAGGAGGTGGCCCTGGGCTATCAGATTGTGCTGTTCGGGGCCTCCTTGTTGCTGCTGGGTCTGTTGTTGCGGGTATTGTGGAGCCTCAAGCTTTCCACCACCCGTCAGCGGCGTTTGCAACAGGCGGTGGACTCTTCCGGGGACGCGATTGTCACCTGTGACGCCCAGGGCAACATTTTGTATGTCAATCCGGGTTTTTCCCGGATCACCGGATGGCGCGTCGGAGAGGTGGTGGGCCGGACGCTGCACGATATCGAGGGATATTTGAACGACTCCGAGTCGCGGGAGGGGGTGCGGCAGGCCCTGGAAGCGGGTACCCCCTGGCGCGGCCTGTTGCCGGTGCGGCCCAAGCCCGGGGAGAAAGGGGCGGTGGCGGCGATCTGTTGGCAGCAATTCGGGCTGACTCCGATCCGTTCCAAACGGGGGCGTCTGGAGGGATTCGTGATGCTCGCCCACGACATCACCGAACTCAAACAGACCGAAGAGCAGTTGCTGTGGGCCAAGGAACAGGCCGAAAGCGCCAATCGGGTCAAGGGGGTGGTCAACGAAATCCTGGAAATTTCCCTGCAAACCGAATCCCTGCCGATCCTTTTGCATCGCGCCCTGGAGCGCATTCTGGGCATTCCCTGGTTGCCCATCGAGGCCAAGGGGGCGGTATTCTTGAAGGATGTGGGCTGCGAGCGACTGTTGCTGACCGCCCAGATGGGATTGCATCCGGAATTGCAGGTCCGTTGTGCCCAGGTGCCGTTCGGCGTCTGTTTGTGTGGCATGGCGGCCCAGTCCCGGGAGACGGTCTTCGCGGCCCATCTGGACGATCGGCATGTCATTCGGGTGCAGGGCATGGCGCCCCATGGTCACATCTGCCTGCCGATTCAGTCCGGGGAGCGGGTGTTGGGGGTGCTCAATCTCTACCTGAAGGATGGCGCCCGGCGCGGGGAGATGCTGGAGGATTTCCTGGATTTGGTGACCACCACCTTGGCGGGCTTGATCGAGCGCAAGCAGGCCGAAGAGATGCTCCACAAGCTGTATCACGCCATCGAGCAAAGTCCCGTGGCGGTGGTGATCACCGATTTGCACGGCATCATCGAATACGTCAATCCCAAGTTCAGCCTCAACACCGGCTATTCCCGGGAGGAGGCCATTGGGCAGCATACCCGGATTCTGAAGTCGGGCCATACCCCCCTGGAGGCGTATCGCACCTTGTGGGAGACGATTTTGCAGGGTCTGGAGTGGCATGGGGAGTTTTGCACCCGCAAGAAAAATGGAGCGTTGTTTTGGGAGTCGGTTTCCATCTCTCCGTTGCGGGTTGGGGATGGGGGGATTACCCATTTCGTGGCGATCAAGGAGGATATCACCGAGCGCAAGGAGATCGATGGTCAACTGCGGGCCGCCAAGGCGTCCGCCGAGGATGCCAATCGGGCCAAGAGCGAATTTCTCGCCAACATGAGCCACGAAATCCGCACGCCGATGAATGCCATCATCGGTATGACCGCTTTGTGTCTGCACACCGAAGTCACCCCCAAGCAGGACAACTATCTGCGCAAGATCGAGAGGGCCGCCCAATCCTTGTTGCGGATTCTCAACGATATCCTTGATTTCTCCAAAATCGAGGCGGGCCGGCTGGAAATGGAATCCAGTCCATTCCGTGTCGGCGATGTGGTGGAGCACGTCACCACCTTGATTTCTCTGCCCGCCGGGGAAAAAGGGTTGACCTATCTGGCCCAGGTCGCCCCGGAGGTGCCGGAGCATCTGATCGGGGACGCTTTGCGTTTGGGACAGGTGTTGACCAACCTCGCGGGCAACGCGGTGAAGTTTACCGCCAAGGGGGAGGTCAAGGTGACGGTGGGGCTGGACCACGCGACCGACCGGGAGGTGTGGTTGCGCTTCGCGGTGCGGGACACGGGTATCGGTTTGAGTCCGGAGCAGCAGGGACGACTGTTTCAATCCTTTTCCCAGGCCGACAGCTCCACCACCCGACGGTATGGGGGGACGGGTTTGGGATTGTCCATCAGCAAGCGGCTGGTGGAGATGATGCGCGGTTCCTTCGAGGTGCGTAGCGCCTTGGGAGAAGGCAGCGAATTCGCCTTTACCGCCTGTTTCACCCGACCCACCCCGGAGGAGTTGACCAAACTGGCGACCCGGGAGATGACCCGTCCGGTCGAAGCCTATGGCCGGATGTTGCGGGGGGTGGCTGGGCAACCGGTTTTGCTGGTCGAAGACAACGAGTTCAATCAGCAGGTGGCCAAAGATCTGTTGGAACTGGCGGGCCTGACGGTCCGCATCGCGGCCAATGGCGCCGAGGCGTTGCGGGCTTTGGACGACGGGCTATCGTATCCGGTCATTTTGATGGATCTGCAAATGCCGGTCATGGATGGTCACGAGGCCACCCGGCGCATCCGCGCCCTGGAGGCGTGGCGTCGGGTGCCCATCGTGGCCATGACCGCCAATGTGATGACCGGTGAGCGGGAACAGTGTCTGGCCAGCGGCATGAACGAATATCTTTCCAAGCCGGTGGATGTGGATCGTCTTTTTTCCACTTTGGTGCGGCTGCTCTGCCCGGATGGCGAGGCGCTGCTGGCCGCACCGGTGGTGGGGAGTGGAGGTGTTCCGGATTCGGTTGACACGGTGAAACTGCCGGTGCTGCCAGGGATCGATCGGGATGCGGCTCTGGTCCGGTTGGGGGGCAACCGGGGACTTTATGTCAAGCTGCTGTTTCGGTTTCTGGAGGGGCACCGCCAGACCGATCAGGAGGTCCGTCAGGCCCTGAGCGACGGGGAGACCGTGGTGGCGATTCGTTTGCTGCACACCTTGAAAGGGGTGGCGGGCAGCGTTGGGGCCACGGCCTTGCAGGAGCTGTGTCTGGCCATGGAGAACGATTTGGGCCAGGGCGTGGGAGGGGTGGACGAGGCCCGGTTGACCCTTCTGGAAGAGGCGTTGCGGGGTGTGGTGCGGGTGATCGAGGCGGGTTGCGCGTCACTGGTGCTGGCAAGCCCGGAACGGACCCCGGCGGAGGAGGCCCCCCGGGCCGATCGGCTGCTTGCGTTGGTGGAGGAGATGCTGCCCCATGCGCGGGAGAGTCGTCCCAGACCCTGTTTGCCCCTGGTTACCTCCATGCTGGCCATGGGGTGGCAAGGAGAGATCGGAGCCTCGATTGCCAGACTGGAGCAACTGCTGCGCAAGTATCGGATGAAGGAGGCCTTGACCGCCCTGGAAGCCCTGCATCACGCCGCCCGGTCGGCGTGA
- a CDS encoding c-type cytochrome, which yields MGWSCAEIRDWVGFVVVVCVGFGLMTGMGNAAPLVNEPILPVPLCTTMDGDKLRLGRRLYHDVRLSTNNSLSCSTCHPLDRWGVDGVERSLRADGSRDVMHTPTVFNALFNIAQFWNGRATTLEDQVDEVVREQMGSNWNDVVRKLSQDADYRQDFGRLYRGGIQVANIRDALAEFERSLITPNSRFDRYLRGDPQAITEEEKAGYALFKGLGCVSCHQGVNLGGNMYHHSGVFVGLESGDADTEDAERDRFAVTGVQKDRRVFKVPGLRNVARTAPYFHDGRGATLEEAVTDMARGQLGRAIAVGDRDRLVAFLRTLDGTLYGECP from the coding sequence ATGGGGTGGAGTTGCGCTGAAATCCGGGATTGGGTCGGGTTCGTGGTGGTTGTATGCGTCGGGTTCGGGCTGATGACCGGGATGGGGAATGCGGCCCCCCTGGTCAACGAGCCGATCCTGCCCGTGCCCTTGTGTACCACCATGGATGGGGACAAATTGCGTCTGGGCAGACGTTTGTATCACGATGTTCGGCTTTCGACCAACAACAGCTTGAGTTGTTCCACCTGTCATCCCTTGGACCGATGGGGTGTGGATGGGGTGGAGCGGTCGTTGCGGGCCGATGGCTCCCGGGATGTCATGCATACCCCGACGGTGTTCAATGCCCTGTTCAATATCGCCCAGTTCTGGAATGGTCGCGCCACTACCCTGGAGGATCAGGTGGATGAGGTGGTGCGCGAACAGATGGGTTCCAACTGGAACGACGTGGTGCGCAAGCTGTCCCAGGATGCGGATTACCGGCAGGATTTCGGACGACTCTACCGGGGCGGCATCCAGGTCGCCAACATCCGCGATGCCCTGGCGGAATTCGAGCGTTCCCTGATCACCCCCAACAGCCGTTTCGACCGTTATTTGCGGGGTGATCCCCAGGCCATCACCGAAGAGGAAAAGGCGGGATATGCGTTGTTCAAGGGATTGGGATGCGTGTCGTGTCACCAGGGGGTCAATCTGGGGGGCAACATGTATCACCATTCCGGGGTGTTCGTCGGGCTTGAAAGCGGGGATGCGGACACGGAGGATGCGGAACGGGACCGTTTCGCCGTTACCGGAGTGCAGAAGGACCGACGGGTCTTCAAGGTGCCCGGATTGCGCAATGTGGCCCGTACCGCCCCTTATTTCCATGATGGTCGGGGGGCAACCCTGGAAGAGGCCGTGACCGATATGGCCCGGGGTCAATTGGGACGCGCCATTGCCGTTGGGGATCGGGATCGGTTGGTGGCCTTCTTGCGCACACTCGATGGCACCTTGTACGGGGAGTGTCCATGA
- a CDS encoding SulP family inorganic anion transporter encodes MSPSRVLSGTLQILPLFSQLRHYRLSWITGDVVGGLSACVVMIPSVLAYAELVYMPPISGIYAALAAAIGYALFSSSRQVIAGPDAAIGLLAGAAILPLAGGDPGRTAVLAATLALLSGIILMLAARLRVGAIADFLSRPVLVGYLNGASLILASTQLGKLFAIKTEGEDFFLILWQIIEKLPQTHAPTLILGVALILFMIVLGRTLPALPGALAVSVVAILMTRWLDLKNMGIALVGQVPSGAPDFVLPALNWTDIPALAPAALAIAFLAFSDGILLAQAFADKNNYDIHPNRELTALGIANIGASIFQGFPVSASQSRTSIVDSAGGKSQVAQLIAAAGLLLFLNFGTDLLSFLPKVALGAILIVTALGMLEWNALKDLFRMDRFEGFMSVAVTVAILVAGVVPGIILGLLISLIGIIVEISRPGDAILQRLGPGQKYHDFGSEPPAEVDVVPGLLVYRLYAPLIFANARHVTNRLRKLVNTIEHPVQWVIIDAQAITDMDITAGQRFAELVREMQAKGIQIKIADAPHPLYAQLHKVGISETLGTHQFYVSVKTAVEEFEALRQPLQEISLMVQEDEQHETYRLNFQREGSNMTATCTCEPDENQAICSHLFAVLTGDVETINLIEGTPQEVERVMRMMVGTDVEVAMQRLLSADEELHSAQKAFHQAKEELRKSAND; translated from the coding sequence ATGTCCCCCTCACGAGTGTTGTCCGGAACCCTGCAAATTTTGCCGCTATTTTCCCAATTGCGCCACTATCGCCTCTCCTGGATCACGGGAGATGTGGTGGGAGGTCTTTCGGCCTGCGTGGTCATGATCCCCTCGGTGCTGGCCTATGCCGAACTGGTCTACATGCCACCCATCTCCGGTATTTACGCCGCCCTGGCCGCCGCCATCGGCTACGCGCTTTTTTCCTCCTCCCGGCAGGTGATCGCCGGACCGGACGCGGCCATCGGCCTGCTGGCCGGAGCGGCCATCCTGCCTTTGGCGGGCGGGGATCCGGGACGTACCGCCGTGCTGGCCGCCACCCTGGCTCTGCTGTCGGGCATCATTCTCATGTTGGCCGCCCGGCTGCGGGTCGGTGCCATCGCCGATTTTCTCTCCCGCCCGGTGCTGGTGGGATACCTGAACGGCGCATCCTTGATCCTCGCTTCGACCCAGTTGGGCAAACTGTTCGCCATCAAGACGGAAGGCGAGGATTTCTTTCTCATTTTGTGGCAAATCATCGAAAAGCTCCCTCAAACCCATGCCCCCACCCTGATCCTCGGGGTGGCGCTGATTTTGTTCATGATCGTCCTGGGACGCACCCTGCCCGCCCTGCCCGGAGCGTTGGCGGTGTCGGTGGTGGCCATTCTCATGACCCGCTGGCTCGATCTGAAAAACATGGGCATCGCCCTGGTGGGTCAGGTGCCCAGCGGCGCGCCGGATTTTGTCCTGCCCGCCCTCAACTGGACCGACATCCCGGCCCTGGCCCCGGCGGCTCTGGCCATCGCCTTTCTGGCCTTCTCCGACGGCATTCTGTTGGCCCAGGCCTTCGCCGACAAAAACAACTATGACATCCATCCCAACCGGGAGTTGACCGCTCTGGGCATCGCCAACATCGGCGCGAGCATTTTTCAAGGCTTTCCGGTCTCCGCCAGCCAGTCCCGCACCTCCATCGTCGATTCGGCGGGGGGCAAAAGTCAGGTGGCCCAACTGATCGCCGCGGCGGGCCTGCTGCTCTTTTTGAATTTCGGCACCGACCTGTTGAGTTTTCTCCCCAAAGTGGCCCTGGGGGCGATCCTGATCGTCACCGCCCTGGGCATGCTGGAATGGAACGCCTTGAAAGATCTCTTCCGCATGGATCGCTTTGAAGGGTTCATGTCCGTGGCCGTGACCGTGGCGATTCTGGTGGCGGGAGTGGTTCCGGGCATCATTCTGGGGCTGTTGATCTCCCTCATCGGCATCATCGTGGAGATTTCCCGACCCGGAGACGCCATTCTCCAGCGGCTCGGTCCGGGACAGAAATATCACGACTTCGGCTCCGAACCGCCCGCCGAAGTGGATGTCGTTCCCGGCCTGCTGGTCTATCGGCTGTACGCGCCCCTGATCTTCGCCAACGCCCGCCATGTCACCAATCGACTGCGCAAACTGGTGAATACCATCGAACACCCGGTACAATGGGTGATCATCGATGCCCAGGCCATCACCGACATGGACATCACCGCCGGACAACGGTTCGCCGAACTGGTGCGGGAGATGCAAGCCAAAGGCATCCAAATCAAGATCGCCGACGCCCCCCATCCACTGTACGCCCAGTTGCACAAAGTCGGCATCTCCGAAACCCTGGGGACTCATCAATTCTATGTGTCGGTCAAAACGGCGGTGGAGGAGTTCGAGGCCCTGCGGCAGCCGCTGCAAGAGATCAGCCTGATGGTGCAAGAGGACGAACAACACGAAACCTATCGGCTGAATTTCCAGCGGGAAGGCTCCAATATGACCGCCACCTGCACCTGTGAACCGGATGAAAACCAGGCGATCTGCAGTCATCTGTTCGCGGTGCTGACCGGCGACGTCGAGACGATCAACCTGATCGAAGGCACCCCCCAGGAGGTGGAACGGGTGATGCGCATGATGGTCGGCACCGATGTCGAGGTGGCCATGCAACGACTGCTCTCGGCGGACGAGGAGCTGCATTCCGCCCAGAAAGCCTTTCATCAAGCCAAAGAAGAGCTGCGCAAGTCCGCGAACGATTAG